One Defluviimonas aquaemixtae DNA segment encodes these proteins:
- a CDS encoding baseplate J/gp47 family protein, with the protein MRNTLIPELDDTDFEALVEEARSLIPEIAPEWTDFNLHDPGITIIDLLAWLVDQQIYRIGHVGPSLKRAFTRLMGIAPRPARQAVFDVWPTVEGLPLREFEAGQVARSDDLPDGRFMVAEDVRLTGAKIEEIWLVTDKGRKPLGKGLTEGRNALRLPPADGGGPLALELELKHPIAAGERPVALGVIVEGARAAERSDAPVPNGSGEDYFALSPGRPDWDPVIVEERRVSNDGWIAHEVTDRSFGLTRSGVIRFQPAKTGESKWFRLRLTESFRPGSVVLRRIGFDVVTLAEGWRDVEEAIGFGTGLPDQVLEFPTADIAGGEGRIALESPEAWSLVDGFAASGPEDRHAVADAEAGTIRLGNDLNGRVLAIGEQLRHKPLIRTSGGAGNVARGLRWMVSGRLIGENLEAGTGGRDADCLDALIARARSAAATRMAAMDEATLRALIGAAGLGLARFEVIPRYRPGAAAKGAWTIIIIPDRAEGTVPGTPRADVIDAVARTLDPARLLGERIFVTPPIYRDIDIRLEAVCASSSDLKELKARLTALFNARFSDIARGNEVAPWPVGRDITIGDLRALAGLVEDVRHFRSAEVSGPGGVVTKDGDVIRLGPRDLPRLRSLEIVPVREGTA; encoded by the coding sequence ATGCGGAACACCCTGATCCCCGAACTCGACGACACGGATTTCGAGGCTCTGGTCGAGGAGGCCCGCAGCCTCATCCCCGAAATCGCGCCGGAATGGACCGATTTCAACCTTCACGATCCCGGGATCACGATCATCGACCTTCTGGCCTGGCTGGTCGACCAGCAGATCTACCGGATCGGCCATGTCGGCCCGAGCCTGAAGCGCGCCTTCACCCGGCTGATGGGGATCGCGCCCCGGCCCGCGCGGCAGGCGGTTTTCGACGTCTGGCCGACAGTCGAGGGGCTGCCGCTGCGCGAGTTCGAGGCCGGGCAGGTGGCTCGCAGCGATGACCTGCCCGACGGGCGGTTCATGGTGGCCGAGGATGTCCGGCTGACCGGCGCGAAAATCGAAGAGATCTGGCTGGTCACCGACAAGGGCCGCAAGCCGCTCGGCAAGGGGCTGACCGAGGGGCGGAACGCGCTGCGCCTGCCACCGGCGGACGGGGGCGGGCCGCTGGCCCTGGAGTTGGAGTTGAAGCACCCAATCGCCGCCGGAGAGCGGCCCGTCGCTCTTGGGGTCATCGTCGAAGGGGCGCGGGCGGCGGAGCGCAGCGACGCGCCGGTCCCGAACGGGTCCGGCGAGGACTACTTCGCCCTGTCTCCCGGACGGCCGGACTGGGACCCGGTCATCGTCGAGGAACGGCGCGTCTCCAACGACGGCTGGATCGCGCACGAGGTCACGGATCGCAGTTTCGGCCTGACCCGCTCGGGCGTGATCCGGTTCCAACCGGCGAAGACCGGCGAGTCGAAATGGTTCCGCCTTCGGCTGACCGAAAGCTTCCGCCCCGGCAGCGTGGTGCTGAGGCGTATCGGCTTCGATGTGGTGACGCTCGCGGAAGGGTGGCGCGACGTCGAGGAAGCCATCGGGTTCGGCACCGGGTTGCCGGACCAGGTTCTCGAATTCCCGACCGCGGACATCGCGGGAGGCGAGGGCCGGATCGCGCTGGAAAGCCCCGAGGCCTGGTCGCTGGTGGACGGCTTCGCCGCCTCTGGCCCCGAGGATCGTCATGCCGTGGCCGATGCCGAGGCCGGGACGATCCGCCTTGGAAATGATTTGAACGGCCGGGTCCTGGCAATCGGCGAACAGCTTCGCCACAAGCCGCTGATCCGCACGAGCGGCGGCGCGGGGAACGTGGCGCGGGGCCTGCGCTGGATGGTCTCAGGACGCCTCATTGGCGAAAACCTGGAAGCCGGGACCGGTGGGCGGGATGCGGATTGCCTCGACGCCCTGATCGCGCGCGCCCGGTCGGCAGCGGCGACACGCATGGCGGCCATGGATGAAGCGACGCTGCGCGCCCTGATCGGCGCCGCTGGGCTTGGTCTGGCCCGCTTCGAGGTGATCCCCCGGTACCGGCCCGGAGCCGCCGCAAAGGGCGCCTGGACAATCATCATCATCCCCGACAGGGCCGAGGGCACAGTGCCGGGTACGCCGCGCGCCGACGTGATCGACGCGGTGGCGCGCACGCTGGACCCCGCCAGGTTGCTGGGAGAGCGGATCTTCGTCACACCGCCGATCTATCGCGACATCGACATCCGGCTCGAAGCCGTCTGTGCATCCTCGTCGGACTTGAAGGAGTTGAAGGCCCGTCTGACGGCGCTATTCAATGCCCGTTTCAGCGATATCGCGCGCGGAAACGAAGTCGCACCGTGGCCGGTGGGGCGGGACATCACCATCGGCGATCTTCGCGCCCTGGCCGGTCTCGTGGAGGACGTGCGTCATTTCCGCTCCGCCGAAGTGTCCGGTCCAGGCGGTGTCGTGACGAAGGATGGCGACGTGATTCGCCTTGGACCGAGGGACCTGCCGCGCCTGCGGTCGCTGGAGATCGTCCCGGTTCGGGAGGGCACCGCATGA
- a CDS encoding phage tail protein: MPARPAEHAIEGQTAARAATAITGAVVEGIADLAQSTGTATEEAEAAPQSSETPSGPVEGEAASAAVEAVALDTEGGAAAPSRETAAPGEATEAEPPAEAPEEPAEPSPAQAVAPAARAVSSRAAASAAHQPESAATGAAMASSDAPEVTGRRSAAALGAAQADEAETGEVDRQTFRQQLREAIDNAMPPPESEDDAKRLMDEGGEDAAREIQGSLGGHTAEATGGLPAAVEEANQPAPTPEGEAVPLEPEAVGDAPAAVSAGPVVPPPSTPQAVDMSRNRAETDALAAENNITDTMLERGNDPQFTATLGARGEAERHNEEGPAQLREAEAADRAATHGRAAGVIASGLTDFHATRATQLNEVAGQQAQTSGLTAARKAEITATIEGIGQRTRTDVTDILTKMTEKVGEKFQTAIDEALADYNDAFDDVRGGLLTRFGEFFTGGGDARFKRALAAGRLAFKARIDRAIDEVATFVEAELARARARVQAGRDEIDTYINETLPENERDFAGEASQSITEDFEALEGEISSSRDAIISNMVDMYREGIQRRNAREEELRLANRSLWERVYDATVGVVQKVLEFKNMLLGILARAASVVTAIIEDPIQFLTNLIAGIKAGLDKFMGNIVENLKQALMGWLFGALEGAGLQLPETWDLKGFLSVVLQVLGLTKENVRARAVRILGEDMVAKIETGVEIIRVLFTEGPAGLWQMLLEKLGDIKETILAEIRSWVITKIVEAGIKWLIGLLNPAGAFVKACMMIYDIVVFFIERGQQIIAAVNAIINSLAVIVAGNIGAMATAVEGALNRILPVVIGFLASLLGLGGISDKIRQFMEAVQRPVNMAIDWIINKGVALARGIKGLFGAGREEEPQEEEAADPEVQAQIDAGLLALRERNEAALDQGEISQEEAEAVAAGVRRDYPVFKSIEVESAGGRIKYEWSANPTGEVPAGEDEGTFTSDQVVKAKLNAVDEVMDDYGLRQALAGRTEEMQRIIHVPEGEDVSRIHTPSRQDMLALGNTMSDQIEASGSEGITASRRPVDVGPEGVGGVTISAGRFGPERPNVPVHGAGSAPPAYTEVETAIASAATHLGMTRGALSQAYQFWRRNYRLPAPYHGTAHGAEIEQQLRVLETIRLVAERTRGRSAIASSAAGEFIMHERASRRPDAPVTPSALAPIASEQPEAGEQGGAQAFRMGEDAAMEVPPRDRISVNPTSPAGQERKEALLRAIEHFRRMNVAQAEALIQSERFRGIETEEELKDGFVEVIIDYATGGSYG; encoded by the coding sequence GTGCCCGCTCGGCCGGCCGAGCACGCGATCGAGGGCCAGACCGCGGCCCGGGCGGCGACGGCGATCACCGGCGCCGTGGTCGAAGGCATTGCCGATCTGGCCCAGTCGACCGGGACCGCGACGGAAGAGGCGGAGGCGGCCCCGCAGTCGTCCGAAACCCCGTCCGGCCCGGTTGAAGGGGAGGCCGCGTCCGCCGCCGTGGAGGCCGTCGCGCTGGACACCGAGGGCGGCGCGGCCGCGCCATCGCGCGAGACCGCCGCGCCGGGGGAGGCAACCGAAGCCGAGCCCCCGGCCGAAGCGCCCGAGGAACCCGCCGAACCGAGCCCCGCGCAGGCCGTGGCGCCCGCGGCGCGCGCCGTGTCGAGCCGCGCCGCCGCCTCGGCCGCGCACCAGCCTGAAAGCGCCGCGACCGGTGCGGCAATGGCCTCCTCCGACGCGCCTGAGGTCACCGGACGGCGCTCGGCGGCGGCCCTCGGGGCGGCGCAAGCCGACGAGGCGGAAACCGGCGAGGTCGACCGCCAGACCTTCCGCCAGCAGCTTCGCGAGGCTATCGACAACGCGATGCCGCCGCCCGAGAGCGAGGACGACGCCAAGCGGCTGATGGACGAGGGCGGTGAGGACGCGGCGCGCGAGATCCAGGGCTCGCTCGGCGGGCACACGGCCGAGGCCACCGGGGGTCTACCCGCCGCCGTCGAAGAAGCGAACCAGCCCGCCCCGACGCCGGAGGGAGAAGCCGTGCCGCTCGAGCCCGAAGCCGTCGGCGATGCACCCGCCGCGGTCTCGGCCGGACCTGTCGTGCCGCCGCCATCGACGCCCCAGGCTGTAGACATGTCCCGAAATCGCGCCGAGACCGATGCGCTGGCGGCCGAGAACAACATCACCGACACGATGCTGGAACGCGGCAACGACCCGCAGTTCACCGCGACGCTCGGCGCGCGCGGCGAGGCGGAGCGGCACAACGAGGAAGGACCGGCCCAGCTTCGCGAAGCCGAGGCGGCCGACCGGGCCGCAACCCATGGCCGCGCCGCCGGCGTGATCGCCTCGGGCCTGACCGATTTCCACGCGACGCGGGCGACGCAGCTCAACGAGGTCGCCGGGCAGCAAGCCCAGACCTCGGGCCTGACGGCGGCCCGCAAGGCGGAGATCACCGCGACGATCGAGGGCATCGGACAGCGGACCCGCACGGACGTGACGGACATCCTGACCAAGATGACCGAAAAGGTCGGCGAGAAATTCCAGACCGCGATCGACGAGGCGCTGGCGGACTACAACGACGCCTTCGACGACGTCCGCGGCGGGCTTCTGACCCGCTTCGGCGAGTTCTTCACGGGCGGCGGCGATGCCCGGTTCAAACGAGCGCTTGCCGCGGGTCGGCTCGCCTTCAAGGCGCGGATCGACCGCGCCATCGACGAGGTAGCGACCTTCGTCGAGGCCGAACTGGCCCGCGCCCGCGCCCGTGTCCAGGCAGGCCGGGACGAGATCGACACCTACATCAACGAAACCTTGCCCGAGAACGAACGCGATTTCGCCGGCGAGGCCAGCCAGTCCATCACCGAGGATTTCGAGGCGCTGGAAGGGGAGATCAGCAGCAGCCGCGACGCGATAATCTCGAACATGGTCGACATGTACCGCGAGGGCATCCAGCGCCGCAACGCCCGCGAGGAGGAGCTTCGGCTCGCCAACCGCAGCCTGTGGGAACGCGTCTACGACGCGACGGTCGGCGTGGTCCAGAAGGTCCTCGAATTCAAGAACATGCTGCTCGGCATCCTCGCCCGCGCGGCGTCGGTCGTGACCGCGATCATCGAGGATCCGATCCAGTTCCTGACGAACCTGATCGCCGGCATCAAGGCCGGGCTCGACAAGTTCATGGGCAACATCGTCGAGAACCTCAAGCAGGCCCTCATGGGATGGCTTTTCGGCGCGCTCGAGGGCGCTGGGCTTCAGCTGCCCGAGACCTGGGACCTGAAAGGGTTCCTCAGCGTCGTCCTGCAAGTGCTTGGCCTGACAAAGGAAAACGTGCGCGCCCGCGCCGTCCGCATCCTTGGCGAGGACATGGTCGCCAAGATCGAGACCGGCGTCGAGATCATCCGAGTCCTCTTCACCGAGGGTCCGGCCGGGTTGTGGCAGATGCTTCTGGAGAAGCTCGGCGACATCAAGGAAACCATCCTCGCCGAGATCCGAAGCTGGGTCATCACCAAGATCGTCGAGGCGGGCATCAAGTGGCTAATCGGCCTTCTGAACCCCGCCGGCGCCTTCGTGAAGGCCTGCATGATGATCTACGACATCGTGGTCTTCTTCATTGAACGCGGCCAGCAGATCATCGCGGCGGTGAACGCGATCATCAACTCGCTCGCCGTGATCGTGGCGGGCAACATCGGCGCGATGGCCACCGCGGTGGAAGGCGCCCTGAACCGCATCCTGCCGGTGGTGATCGGTTTCCTCGCCTCGCTCCTCGGCCTCGGCGGCATCTCGGACAAGATCCGGCAGTTCATGGAAGCGGTCCAGCGCCCGGTTAACATGGCGATCGACTGGATCATCAACAAGGGCGTGGCACTGGCGCGGGGGATCAAGGGGCTCTTCGGCGCAGGGCGCGAGGAGGAACCGCAGGAAGAAGAGGCGGCGGATCCAGAAGTTCAGGCCCAGATCGACGCCGGACTGCTCGCCCTCCGCGAGCGGAACGAGGCGGCTCTCGATCAGGGGGAAATCTCCCAGGAGGAAGCCGAAGCGGTCGCGGCCGGGGTGCGGCGCGACTATCCCGTGTTCAAGTCCATCGAAGTCGAGTCCGCCGGGGGCCGTATCAAGTACGAATGGAGCGCCAACCCGACCGGAGAGGTCCCGGCAGGGGAGGACGAGGGCACCTTCACCTCAGATCAGGTTGTGAAGGCCAAGTTGAACGCTGTGGACGAGGTGATGGACGACTACGGCTTGCGGCAGGCGTTGGCCGGGCGCACCGAGGAGATGCAACGGATTATCCACGTGCCGGAAGGGGAAGACGTGAGCCGGATTCACACGCCTTCGCGGCAGGACATGCTGGCCCTCGGCAACACGATGTCCGACCAGATCGAAGCGTCCGGCTCGGAAGGGATTACCGCAAGCCGGCGTCCGGTTGATGTCGGGCCCGAGGGCGTCGGTGGCGTAACCATCAGTGCGGGCAGGTTCGGTCCGGAAAGGCCGAACGTTCCGGTTCACGGGGCAGGTTCCGCTCCGCCGGCCTACACGGAAGTCGAGACCGCCATTGCAAGCGCTGCCACCCATCTGGGAATGACGCGCGGTGCGCTGTCACAGGCTTACCAGTTCTGGCGCAGAAATTATCGTCTTCCCGCTCCCTATCACGGCACGGCGCACGGGGCCGAGATCGAACAACAGCTGCGCGTTCTCGAGACGATCCGGCTTGTCGCCGAAAGGACGAGGGGTCGATCCGCCATCGCATCGTCGGCGGCGGGGGAGTTCATAATGCATGAAAGAGCAAGCCGTCGGCCCGACGCTCCGGTGACACCGAGCGCGCTTGCTCCGATTGCCAGCGAACAACCCGAAGCAGGCGAACAGGGCGGAGCTCAGGCGTTTAGGATGGGCGAAGATGCCGCGATGGAAGTGCCACCGCGCGACAGGATCTCTGTGAATCCGACCAGCCCGGCTGGTCAGGAGCGGAAAGAGGCCCTTTTACGGGCCATCGAGCATTTCCGCAGAATGAACGTTGCGCAGGCCGAGGCCCTAATCCAATCCGAAAGGTTCCGCGGCATCGAAACCGAGGAAGAGTTGAAAGACGGTTTCGTAGAAGTCATCATCGATTACGCAACGGGTGGAAGTTATGGATAA
- a CDS encoding helix-turn-helix transcriptional regulator — protein sequence MNVLIYSENRLFGECLERGLSREKDVTRVVFASDIPRLAELNSECPGSAILVDLSSIDGPVVVEALMACAPDACFVALGVDEADGEALLDCARLGFAGVAPTGTALSELSGIIRSACRGEVKLAPRAAAGLFQKLHTSLGPRTVEDWPEVETLTRREREVCGLVCDGLSNKEIANELNRSIGTVKNHVHAILEKLEVPRRGAIPGRVMRAEPSGAPWRNSGACSRGEHRFELRYPSQKR from the coding sequence ATGAATGTGCTGATCTACTCCGAGAACAGGTTGTTCGGTGAGTGCCTTGAGCGAGGGCTTTCGCGCGAAAAGGACGTGACCAGGGTGGTCTTCGCGTCAGACATCCCGCGCCTTGCGGAACTGAACAGCGAGTGTCCGGGATCGGCGATCCTCGTCGATCTCTCCTCGATCGACGGGCCGGTCGTGGTGGAGGCCTTGATGGCCTGTGCGCCCGATGCGTGCTTCGTGGCGCTGGGCGTGGATGAGGCGGACGGCGAAGCCCTTCTCGACTGCGCCCGTCTTGGCTTCGCGGGGGTGGCGCCGACCGGCACGGCGCTTTCCGAGCTTTCCGGGATCATTCGGTCCGCCTGCCGCGGCGAGGTCAAGCTGGCGCCCAGGGCGGCGGCGGGACTCTTCCAGAAGCTGCACACCAGCCTGGGCCCCCGCACGGTCGAGGACTGGCCCGAGGTCGAGACGCTCACACGGCGCGAGCGCGAAGTGTGCGGACTGGTCTGCGACGGCCTGAGCAACAAGGAAATCGCGAACGAGCTCAACCGCAGCATCGGCACGGTGAAGAACCACGTGCACGCCATTCTCGAAAAGCTCGAAGTCCCGCGCCGGGGCGCCATTCCCGGCCGCGTCATGCGCGCCGAGCCTTCTGGAGCACCATGGCGTAACTCAGGTGCCTGTTCCCGTGGAGAGCATCGTTTCGAGCTACGGTATCCATCTCAGAAAAGGTGA
- a CDS encoding IS66 family transposase, which translates to MRRSSRAFSRSSKLAEDIRYTLARWPGLTRFLNDGRLELDTNPVENQISKIALTRKNALFAGHEVGAENWAMLVSLIANCKMTNIDPVSYLTNTLRALLDGHPKSGIDDLMPWNFAPASSLAA; encoded by the coding sequence GTGAGGCGCAGCTCTCGTGCATTCTCGAGGTCCTCGAAACTGGCCGAGGACATCCGCTACACGCTCGCGCGCTGGCCTGGCCTGACCCGGTTCCTGAACGACGGCCGGCTGGAGCTGGACACCAACCCGGTCGAGAACCAGATCAGTAAAATTGCCCTGACGCGGAAAAATGCACTCTTCGCCGGGCACGAGGTCGGCGCCGAGAACTGGGCGATGCTCGTCAGCCTCATCGCCAACTGCAAGATGACCAATATCGACCCGGTCAGCTATCTCACCAACACGCTGCGCGCTCTGCTCGACGGACACCCCAAGAGCGGCATCGACGACCTCATGCCCTGGAACTTCGCACCCGCATCAAGCCTCGCCGCATAG
- a CDS encoding aldo/keto reductase, translated as MLKQKQIGRSGLWVSELCLGCMSFGDPAKERAWALPQDQALPLIHRAYEAGINFFDTANVYSAGTSEEILGNVLWDMAPREEIVLATKVFGDPRPERQGLSRRLIFQQIEEVAREN; from the coding sequence ATGTTGAAACAAAAACAGATTGGCCGTTCGGGCCTGTGGGTTTCGGAGCTCTGCCTGGGCTGCATGAGCTTCGGCGACCCGGCGAAAGAACGCGCCTGGGCGCTTCCACAGGATCAGGCGCTGCCCCTGATCCACAGGGCCTATGAGGCCGGGATCAATTTCTTCGACACCGCGAACGTCTATTCCGCCGGGACCTCGGAAGAAATCCTCGGCAACGTGCTGTGGGACATGGCGCCGCGCGAGGAAATCGTGCTTGCCACCAAGGTCTTCGGCGATCCGCGACCGGAACGGCAGGGGCTATCCCGCCGGCTGATTTTCCAGCAGATCGAAGAGGTGGCTCGGGAAAACTGA
- a CDS encoding zinc-dependent alcohol dehydrogenase family protein: MSQDMKVIEATEFALEGLQESRRPIPTAGPGEILVKVKAASLNYRDIAVMSGTYLPGLQLPYVPVSDCAGAVVAVGDGVTRFATGDRVIPCYIQGWQNGDLTQKQRKEQTLGAPLDGVLQEYIVVPAENAVPTPAILTDEEAATLPIAALTAWHCLQSGGVAPGKKVLVQGSGGVALFALQFAKALGATVVALTSSSGKADFLTGLGADHVINYRDVPEWAGAVREATGGTGVDIIVETTGTSMPQSLNACAFGGFIGVIGFVGGYETSLDIRQLIGPKIRLEGIVVGSRAMMEDMIQAIEQHALHPVIAERFSWLSIVDAFDALKAGDKPGKIVLQVA; this comes from the coding sequence ATGAGCCAGGACATGAAGGTTATCGAGGCGACGGAGTTCGCGCTTGAAGGCTTGCAGGAATCGCGCCGCCCGATCCCGACCGCCGGGCCGGGCGAAATCCTGGTCAAGGTCAAGGCGGCCAGCCTGAACTACCGCGATATCGCGGTGATGTCGGGCACATATCTGCCGGGTTTACAGCTTCCTTATGTCCCCGTGTCCGATTGCGCGGGCGCGGTGGTCGCCGTGGGGGATGGCGTGACGCGGTTCGCCACCGGTGACCGCGTGATCCCCTGCTACATACAGGGGTGGCAAAACGGAGATCTCACCCAGAAGCAGCGCAAAGAGCAAACGCTGGGCGCGCCTTTGGACGGTGTCTTGCAGGAATACATCGTTGTTCCGGCGGAAAACGCGGTGCCAACGCCCGCCATATTGACCGATGAAGAGGCCGCCACCCTACCCATCGCTGCATTGACCGCGTGGCATTGCCTGCAATCGGGTGGTGTCGCGCCCGGCAAGAAAGTTCTGGTTCAGGGCAGCGGCGGCGTCGCACTGTTTGCGTTGCAGTTTGCCAAGGCGCTTGGCGCGACGGTTGTGGCGCTAACGTCATCGTCGGGAAAAGCGGACTTCCTGACCGGGCTGGGCGCGGATCACGTGATCAACTACCGGGACGTGCCCGAATGGGCAGGTGCAGTGCGCGAAGCGACGGGCGGCACGGGTGTCGACATCATCGTCGAAACAACGGGCACGTCGATGCCGCAATCGCTGAACGCCTGCGCTTTCGGCGGGTTCATCGGTGTCATCGGCTTTGTCGGCGGATACGAAACCAGCCTTGATATTCGTCAGTTGATCGGCCCCAAGATCCGCTTGGAAGGCATCGTCGTCGGGTCGCGCGCCATGATGGAGGACATGATCCAAGCCATCGAACAGCACGCCCTGCACCCGGTGATCGCCGAGCGTTTTTCCTGGCTATCGATCGTCGACGCTTTCGATGCCCTGAAAGCGGGCGACAAGCCCGGCAAGATCGTTCTTCAGGTTGCCTGA
- a CDS encoding AraC family transcriptional regulator: MTDFRDVMQRQGLTSGAGLRETLIPGVRVFWAYEQGPPTPLIYEAGIVLVFQGHKIGYLGDQVFRYDADNYLVLGLPLPFECATFATAKEPLFGLFVDIDRTELAGMVASVKDIQSDAIQPHDLGLAVKPAPHSDETRDVAGRLLGLLTDPAAAAILGDATRREVVFHALRGPKSGLLSAVAGAATLDDRIDRSIAMIRRDFASNVAVQEMAELSGMSQSAFHRQFRDRTGHSPIQFLKRIRLHHARRMIAFENARISDAAMRVGYESVSQFSREYKRLFSEVPTHARANARTNPAAYSDPMRF, encoded by the coding sequence TCGGGAAACATTGATCCCCGGTGTCCGGGTCTTTTGGGCTTATGAGCAGGGTCCGCCGACGCCGCTGATCTATGAGGCAGGGATCGTGCTGGTCTTTCAGGGGCACAAGATCGGATATCTGGGTGACCAGGTATTTCGCTATGATGCCGACAATTACCTTGTACTCGGTCTGCCACTGCCCTTCGAATGCGCGACCTTCGCCACCGCGAAAGAGCCGCTGTTCGGCCTGTTTGTCGATATCGACCGCACCGAGCTGGCGGGGATGGTGGCATCGGTCAAGGATATCCAATCAGATGCAATTCAGCCCCATGATCTGGGTCTGGCGGTCAAACCGGCCCCGCATTCCGACGAAACCCGTGATGTGGCGGGCAGGCTGCTGGGGCTGCTGACCGATCCGGCAGCGGCGGCGATCCTTGGCGATGCGACCCGGCGCGAGGTAGTGTTTCATGCGCTGCGCGGGCCGAAGTCCGGATTGCTGAGCGCGGTGGCCGGGGCGGCCACGCTGGACGACCGCATCGACCGCAGCATCGCCATGATCCGCAGGGATTTCGCATCAAACGTCGCGGTGCAGGAAATGGCGGAACTTTCGGGGATGAGCCAATCGGCCTTTCACCGCCAGTTCCGCGACCGGACAGGGCATTCGCCGATACAGTTCCTCAAGCGGATCCGCCTGCACCATGCCCGCCGCATGATCGCGTTTGAAAACGCGCGGATCAGCGATGCCGCCATGCGGGTGGGGTACGAAAGCGTTTCGCAGTTCAGCCGTGAATACAAACGCCTGTTCAGCGAAGTGCCAACACACGCACGCGCCAATGCGCGGACCAATCCCGCGGCCTATTCCGATCCGATGCGGTTTTAG